Within Sphingobium sp. SCG-1, the genomic segment GGGCGCCAATGGCGGACCGCGCGGTGAAATACCGTTCCAGGTGCTCGAAGGATCATTGCTGGCGGCAACCTTCAACTTCGCGAAGTTGAAGGCGCGCGGCATCGACGCGGAACTGGCGTACCGGCACGACTTCGGTTCGTTCTCGGGAAGCTTCCGGGCGAATTACACGCGCGTGCTGGAGCGCAACGACTTCCTCGACCCCAACGATCCAAGCTTTGCGGATCGTATCCTGAGCGAAGTCGGCACGCCCAAGGATCGTCTGACGGCGAATGTGGATGCGACCTTCGACAAGTTCACGCTTGGCTATCAGGTCCGCTGGGTCGGCAAGCAGGTGTTCGGTGATGCGGAAAACACCTATTCGGTGAACGGGGAAGCGCCCCAGAATCCGGATTATTCCGATCCCCGCTTCTACGGCAATGTCTTCTACCACGACATCCGCGGCGAAGTGGCCGTCAACGATCAGTTCGCGCTGTATGGCGGCATCGACAACCTGACGAACCGCTTCGCTCCATTCGGATCGACAGGCATCGGTGCAGGCTCAGATAACGTGGGTAATACCGGCCTTTATGAAAACAAGGGCCGTTCGTTCTACGCCGGGTTCCGCGCGAAGTTCTAACTTTTCTTACCCAATACTTTATGAAGGCCGGTGCATTGCGCCGGCCTTTTTCTTGGAATGCTGAGGGTGTCAAAAGGAACAACGACGATCACGTGTAGCGGTATAACCGGAGGCACCTCAACCCTCGTCAACGTCGGCGATGTCAAGACCGATGGCGTCGATGCGGCATTCACTCTTCGCGTGGGGCAGACCTTCTCGCTCTATAATGCGATCTCTTAAAACCTCTCAGAATATCAGAATGACTACACGTCCACGGCCCTTGGTATCGGCGCAGCAAGCGACACCTGCATTGGGGGTTTCCTCGTTGTGGGTGGTATCGTGCCCACTTGCGGCAAGCAATTGCCGAGCACGCCCAAATGGATGAACAAGACGGTCGCCACCTTGTCAGCCGACCCGTTTGAGCTTCAGCTAATTGGTGACTATGTCCGCCGTCGATTCAGCAGCTTCACCAACGATGCCAGCGTGAAGTCCAATTTCCTGACCTCGCTGCGGGTGCCGGACGCGTGCCGGACGGCGTCCTGCCTTTGCGCAAGGTGAACTAGCGGTCAACGTGACGAACCCGACCGACAAAAGGGTGTCTCGACGCTTTCGATCGGATCGGCGACCAACAGCTACTCTGCCTATCCTATCGCGCCACGCCAATGGTTCCTGACGCTGTCAGCCGCATACTGATAAACTCAGGCGCATTCTAGTGGGGCACGCCGATCGCTAGAATGCGCCTGATATTCACTTCAAGACTTACAATTATCGCATCGTGAGGCAGCTTAAGGGAGGTCCGCGCCCGGCCTGTTGAGATTCATCCTTCCGCCACGGATTCGTAATTACAAGCAAAATATCGAAGCTTGCAGCGCGTCGGTTTGGTGAAATCGACCCTTCCACGACATTCAGACCATGATTTTGATTGTCTAGCTGCAGACCGTCCGGTTCTGGCAGCGTCTGTCGCTCGGGTCATTTCATCTCCAACCGGCCATCACATAACGTCGGCTTTTGCTGCCAACCGTTTTGCCCAAGGACTATTGGGTTTCTGATGATGGCGTTCGGTTGCCAAGGCGACCTCCTCCGCACGTAAATTGCCTTTGCGCGCCGCATGCAACGCGGTGAGCGATAAAATGTCGCGCTGTGCGTGCGAGCCGCCAAATCCATGCACAAATGGGCGAACCGCCAAAATGTCCCGAGTGGCATCGGCATATCGGCCCTGCTCATAGGCTAAGAAGGCTTCGGCCAATGGCAACCCGACAGTGCGTGCCACGTGACCGTTGTCGTCATCCACCTGCGCAGCTACTCGCAACGATGCCAGGCAGCGATCGACTCGCTCCCATTGCCCTGCACCTAAAAATGCCACGATCGCATGCACGTCGTTGAACGCGTAGTGCCGGTCGTCTATCGCCCGCACCCAGCAGTCGGCGAGTTGACCGAACCGGTCGCCCGTATCCACATCATCGAGGTGCAGGCGCCAAAGCAAGGCGGACGCATCGATCCATTCCAACACGACATTCGCTTTCGTGTCAGGTCGGATGTGGCTGTCATACAGTGACAAGGCGGCGGCATGATCGTCCTGATCGAGGTGGAATAAGGCAAGATGCCACCAATTGTGGTAAGAAAAGCCGTTGCCTGGGGCCAGCGCCTTCCTGTTCCGGCGCAACCACACGATGCCACGATCGGTGTCGCCGCGCATTTCATGCACATGAGCAACGGCATGAACGGCCCAGGCGTCGCGATCCTCAAGACTAGCCGCTTCCTCGCCAAGTTCCAGAGCGCGATCATAGTCGCCGCATTCTTCAAGCCCAAAGGCAGCCATGCCTGCGACGGCATGATAACCCTCGTCCTGGTGATGGATCGCCTTCAGAGCGCGCAATGGCTCGTCCCGCAGTCCGGTCGAGTTGCCTAGGTAGAAATTGCCGACATGAGAGCTTTGCAGTGAGATGAGATCGCGCGGGTTTTGCCGAGCGATCGCCGTAAACGCTTCCACGCCCTTCACGGTCCGTCCCGAAGCCCAATCCCTGCACGCGGCGAGCTGTGCACGCTCCTGCTCAGTGCCGCCTCTCGCCAGGCCTTCAGCTATCGAGCGCTCCGCTTCCGGCAAGTAGGCACGATCGGCCTGCAAGATCAAAATGGCTGCGCGCGCTGCCCAGGCGGCGGTGAAGCCGGGATCATGGGTTATAGCATTGTCGAGTGCAGTAATCGGATCGCCTTTGTAAAGGCGCATCAGCAACAAGGCCTCATCGTAATGCGCGAGTGCCGCGTTGGAGGATGTCGAGACGGTGTTGCCATATCGGTCTTGCAACATAATAGATTCCTTCTGAAAAGCTCCGGTCAGCCGATCGGCCGACGAAGCGGAGACCGAGCAACTGCATCAGGTGTTTAAGCTGCCTGGCATGATTGCTACGGATGTTCGGGCTCAGGCCTTCGTAAGAGCAGGGAGCGATCATTTCTGGACCACTACCTTCAGGTAGGTCGCCGGAATTTCGGTCCGGAAAGCTCCGCCACGATTTTCGATTTCGAAGAGCCGTCCCAGTTCGGCCTGAAGTTCCGTTCGCTTGCCATCGCGTTCGGCCGCATCGAAGGCGTTGATGGTCGGCCCATAATAATTCCGGAAGAGTGCCAGAAATGCAGAGGGTGAGCCGGGATAGCGGAACGTGTAACTCCCGCGCGTGCACATGATCCTGTCATTGCAAATCCCGGCCTCCCCAAAACGTTCGCGGACAATATCTTCCACACCCCAGGTGACCGGGCTGACGAAACCTTCCGGAGGAGGAGGCGTGTAGGCGCCGCAAATCTGGAGAATGCGAGCGATCAGCGTGGGATCGCCGGGAATCCAATTGCCCATGACGATGCGGCCGCCAGAGCGCGTAACCCTCACCATCTCGCGCGCCGTATCGAAAGGACGCGGCGCAAACATCGCACCGAACATGCTGACGATCAGATCAAAACTATGATCAGCAATGTCATCCAGCGACGAAGCGTCGCCTTCCTGGAAACGAAGATTTGTAAGTCCTGCCGTTCGAGCACGCGCGTTGCCCGCCGCGACTAAGTTCGAGGCGATATCCACACCGAGCACGTTGGTGCCCAAACGGGCGGCCGGAACGGCAGTCGTGCCATCCCCGCACCCCAGGTCGAGGACGTTTATGCCGGGGACAATGTCAAGATCGTTGATAAGCTCTTCCCCGCTCTCGCGCATGGTTTCGGCAAGGCGTGTAAAGTCGCCTTTCTCCCATAAGGCCTTGTTCGGATTGATCGTTGAAACTGTCATCGTCCTGCTCCACTTGACTGCGTAGCCTGTTAGGCGCGCAGCGTGCGCCAAGATATGGCTCGACAACCGGGAAGATTGACCGAAACGCCGTCATCCGGGATTTCAGGCGGCGACTTGTATGTCGTGCGCCACCCTCGCCTGTTCATCGGTGCGCCGTTTCCACGCCGCAGGCGGTTCGCCATATTCGCGCTTGAAGGCGCGGTTGAACGCGGCCTCCGAACCGAAACCTACGCTATAGGCGATGGTCGCGGTCGTATCGTTTCCATCCATCAGGCGAGTGGCTGCCACCCGCATGCGCCAGCGTGCACAGTAGCGCATGGGTGGCTCGCCGATCAGCTCTGCGAAACGTTCGCCCAGAACTGTTCGCGATACGCCCGCTTCACGCGCCAGTGTCTCGACGTCGAGATCATGGGCATAGCGCGCATGTATAACCGAAAGCGCCCGGGCGACCGCCGGGTCCTTAATAGCCGTTAACCAGCCGCTCTTATCTTCGCCAAGGTCGTCGACATAACGCCGTACGGCTTGGACAAACAGCAGTTCCGAGATTTTCGCGACCATGGTAGGGCTGGCATGCCATTCCCCGGACGCAACGTGCAGCGAGCTGGATACCCAGTCCGCCGCATGAGAATCTCGGTCGACAAGCAGCATTGCCGGCAAAGCATCGAGGAGCGGGTGAGATCCGCTCAGTACGCCGAGCCAGCCACAATAGCAGTGGGCTTCCTCGCCGCCGAAATCCATGTTGATACTGTTAACAGCGCCGCCGGCGCCACGACTCACATAGGCGGCAATATCCGCCGGCTCCAGACCTGCCTTGGTGAAAAGATGATGCGGGTCGTTGCGTGGAAACAAGACCAAAGATCCTTCGCTGACTTCAGCGGTGGCTCCTCCGGGAATTGACGCAAATACGCGGCCCTTACGTACGAAGTGATAGGAAATTATTCGCTCGGGAACGGGGAAATATGGGGCGCAATGTCCGGGCTGAAACTGCGACAGAAGGCACCAGTCACCGCGCGTTCTCGCATCGAACACGACCCCGCCATTTAGGCGAAGCGACGTAAGAATGTCATCCAGCGCATCCACCGAACTGCGCTCCGGTACGCTAAAATGCTTTTGCTTAGTGAAGTTTTGTACCGCATTTCTAAAGATCCCGGGAGTCCTGAATTACAAACCCTTATCCCACGCCAGCGCAAAGTCGGATGGCACCCTTGATTCAAAGAGGCATTCACCCACAGGCCACAAAAAGATAGGTAGTTCGATAGGAGCGTCGACTGAGATCAATCACCTACGACGTCCTTCACTATGTAGCGGACGGCAGACAAGTCCACCTAGTATCCGGCAGCGGACGACCAACATACGCTATTCTCCAGCAGGGGCGGGAATGGCGGCTCCTTCTAAGACCGGTGTTCGCCCGAGATATATCTGCAGGGCAGCAATGCGCCAAACTATAGATGGTGCCATTCCTAGTGGGCACGCCTGATAGGCCGCATCGTAGAATGGGCGCGTGGCATGATTCCTTAGCCACTCCGAACCTTGCAAGTCCGATTCGCAACAGACTCCCGCGTTTATCGGGTGCAGCCACAGATTATTGCTAGGATCGGCATCCGACGATCGAAGATTAGCCTGCCATGGGTGCTGGGGCCGTCCATTATTGAATAAGACGCTAAAGTGCCGCTGGTCGGTAACCGATCGGTCCCTCAGACGAAACAATCGTCTTCTAACTGCGCGGCAAGGCGGCCTGAAAGGCACGTTTGATCCAAAAGGGGAAATCATGATTAGCACGCGCAGCCGGATGGCCGTTACGGCCTCCAGCCTCCTATTCGCTGCCTTGAGCACTATACCTGCATTCGCTGCGGATCCTGCTGCAGCTGATTCTCCCGTCGAGGGTGCCGGTCTCGACGAGATCATCGTCACTGCGGAGAAGCGCCCGGAAAATCTCCAGCAAACGCCGATATCCATCTCCGTGATGCGCAGCGAAGACCTGGTCAATCGCCATGTCACATCGCTGCTCGACCTAGGCGACGGCGCAATTCCCTCGCTCAAGATCGCCCCCTTCTATTCGCGCAATTCGGCGCTGATCGTGAACATCCGCGGCATCGGTGTACTGTCTGACGGTAACCAGCCTGCACGCG encodes:
- a CDS encoding tetratricopeptide repeat protein, encoding MLQDRYGNTVSTSSNAALAHYDEALLLMRLYKGDPITALDNAITHDPGFTAAWAARAAILILQADRAYLPEAERSIAEGLARGGTEQERAQLAACRDWASGRTVKGVEAFTAIARQNPRDLISLQSSHVGNFYLGNSTGLRDEPLRALKAIHHQDEGYHAVAGMAAFGLEECGDYDRALELGEEAASLEDRDAWAVHAVAHVHEMRGDTDRGIVWLRRNRKALAPGNGFSYHNWWHLALFHLDQDDHAAALSLYDSHIRPDTKANVVLEWIDASALLWRLHLDDVDTGDRFGQLADCWVRAIDDRHYAFNDVHAIVAFLGAGQWERVDRCLASLRVAAQVDDDNGHVARTVGLPLAEAFLAYEQGRYADATRDILAVRPFVHGFGGSHAQRDILSLTALHAARKGNLRAEEVALATERHHQKPNSPWAKRLAAKADVM
- a CDS encoding class I SAM-dependent methyltransferase; this encodes MTVSTINPNKALWEKGDFTRLAETMRESGEELINDLDIVPGINVLDLGCGDGTTAVPAARLGTNVLGVDIASNLVAAGNARARTAGLTNLRFQEGDASSLDDIADHSFDLIVSMFGAMFAPRPFDTAREMVRVTRSGGRIVMGNWIPGDPTLIARILQICGAYTPPPPEGFVSPVTWGVEDIVRERFGEAGICNDRIMCTRGSYTFRYPGSPSAFLALFRNYYGPTINAFDAAERDGKRTELQAELGRLFEIENRGGAFRTEIPATYLKVVVQK
- a CDS encoding AraC family transcriptional regulator, which produces MDALDDILTSLRLNGGVVFDARTRGDWCLLSQFQPGHCAPYFPVPERIISYHFVRKGRVFASIPGGATAEVSEGSLVLFPRNDPHHLFTKAGLEPADIAAYVSRGAGGAVNSINMDFGGEEAHCYCGWLGVLSGSHPLLDALPAMLLVDRDSHAADWVSSSLHVASGEWHASPTMVAKISELLFVQAVRRYVDDLGEDKSGWLTAIKDPAVARALSVIHARYAHDLDVETLAREAGVSRTVLGERFAELIGEPPMRYCARWRMRVAATRLMDGNDTTATIAYSVGFGSEAAFNRAFKREYGEPPAAWKRRTDEQARVAHDIQVAA